From a single Nicotiana tomentosiformis chromosome 2, ASM39032v3, whole genome shotgun sequence genomic region:
- the LOC117277160 gene encoding protein MAIN-LIKE 1-like — translation MAMIERWWRPETHTFHLPIGEATITLEDVEVLFGMSVDGLPVAYPHALRDYMGLHYLHMLQRLTGFQPAEETALSGASRLQLTPVRQHLEAMDTEITDDSLPEVIDRHTRLVLLLMFGGVLLPNTSKNLVSLRFLYHPKRLDDLPGYSWGAVVLG, via the coding sequence ATggctatgatagagcggtggtggcgaccggagacgcacacgtTTCATCTACCCATCGGCGAGGCTACCATCACGCTTGAGGACGTAGAGGTTCTTTTCGGGATGTCGGTTGATGGATTACCTGTAGCTTACCCGCATGCTCTCAGAGACTACATGGGATTGCATTACCTGCATATGTTGCAGCGGCTCACCGGATTCCAGCCAGCGGAGGAGACTGCATTGAGTGGGGCCAGTCGTTTGCAGCTGACGCCCGTCCGTCAGCATCTGGAGGCGATGGATACGGAGATTACGGATGATTCACTGCCAGAGGTTATCGACCGGCACACGAGATTGGTGTTGTTGCTGATGTTTGGTGGTGTACTGTTGCCGAACACTTCGaaaaacctagtcagcttgagatttctatATCATCCtaagcggctagatgatttacctggtTACAGCTGGGGTGCAGTTGTTCTAGGTTAA